One segment of Rosa chinensis cultivar Old Blush chromosome 6, RchiOBHm-V2, whole genome shotgun sequence DNA contains the following:
- the LOC112172074 gene encoding dicarboxylate transporter 2.1, chloroplastic: MESFALHSPSTSSLSLSTRASLVRRRSKPILRSPPSISRNNPLASHSLRSPILFASNPVTSFSPSPNNKTHFPIQATQSPQSQTSLTPPPPQGAKIVPFIVSIAVGLVVRFLVPKPVEVTPQAWQLLSIFLSTIAGLVLSPLPVGAWAFLGLTTSVVSGTLTFPAAFSAFTNEVIWLIVISFFFARGFVKTGLGDRIATYFVKWLGKSTLGLSYGLTISEALIAPAMPSTTARAGGVFLPIIKSLSLSAGSKPGDASKSKLGSYLVMSQFQSAGNSSALFLTAAAQNLLCLKLAEELGVIISSPWVSWFKAASLPALVSLLATPLVLYKLYPPEIKDTPDAPAMATKKLESMGPVTKNECIMVGTMLLAVTLWVCGEALGIASVVAAMIGLSILLLLGVLDWDDCLSEKSAWDTLAWFAVLVGMAGQLTNLGIVSWMSNCVAKILQSYSLSWPAAFGVLQAAYFGIHYLFASQTGHVGALYSAFLAMNLAAGVPGILAALALAYNTNLFGALTHYSSGQAAVYYGAGYVDLPDVFKVGFIMALVNAVIWTLVGLFWWKFLGLY; encoded by the exons ATGGAGAGCTTCGCCCTCCACTCTCCCTCCACCTCGTCCTTGTCCCTCTCTACCCGCGCTTCCTTAGTCCGCCGCCGCTCAAAACCGATCCTCAGATCCCCGCCGTCCATCTCCCGTAACAACCCCCTAGCATCTCACTCCCTCCGATCACCCATTCTCTTTGCCTCAAACCCCGTCACATCCTTCTCTCCTTCACCAAATAACAAGACCCATTTCCCAATTCAAGCCACCCAATCTCCTCAATCCCAAACCAGCCTCACACCGCCTCCGCCTCAAGGCGCCAAAATCGTCCCCTTCATCGTCTCCATCGCCGTAGGCCTTGTTGTCCGCTTCTTGGTCCCCAAACCCGTCGAAGTGACCCCACAAGCCTGGCAATTGCTCTCCATCTTCCTCTCCACCATCGCCGGCCTGGTTCTCAGCCCGCTACCCGTCGGCGCTTGGGCTTTTCTGGGCCTCACAACCTCCGTAGTCTCCGGAACTCTGACATTTCCGGCGGCCTTCAGTGCTTTTACTAACGAAGTAATATGGTTGATTGTGATTTCCTTCTTTTTCGCTCGTGGATTCGTCAAGACGGGTTTGGGTGATCGCATTGCGACCTACTTTGTCAAGTGGTTGGGGAAGAGCACTCTTGGGTTGTCTTATGGGTTGACCATTAGCGAGGCCCTTATTGCCCCGGCAATGCCCAGTACTACCGCCAGGGCTGGCGGTGTTTTCTTGCCCATTATTAAGTCATTGTCACTCTCTGCTGGGAGTAAACCTGGTGACGCCTCCAAATCAAAGCTTGGTTCTTATCTCGTTATGTCTCAGTTTCAG TCCGCTGGTAACTCTAGTGCTCTTTTCTTAACGGCTGCAGCTCAAAATCTGCTGTGCCTTAAATTAGCAGAGGAACTTGGGGTGATAATTTCAAGCCCTTGGGTATCTTGGTTCAAGGCTGCTAGCTTACCAGCACTTGTTTCGCTACTAGCTACTCCGCTAGTCTTATACAAGCTTTATCCTCCTGAAATTAAGGACACACCTGATGCCCCTGCCATGGCTACAAAAAAACTGGAGAGTATGGGTCCTGTCACAAAAAACGAATGCATTATGGTTGGTACAATGCTTCTTGCTGTTACTCTATGGGTCTGTGG AGAGGCTCTTGGTATAGCAAGTGTTGTAGCGGCAATGATTGGCTTATCTATACTTCTTTTGTTAGGTGTCCTTGATTGGGATGACTGCTTAAGTGAAAAATCAGCATGGGATACTTTGGCTTGGTTTGCTGTTCTAGTGGGTATGGCCGGCCAGTTGACAAACCTTGGTATTGTTAGCTGGATGTCTAATTGTGTAGCAAAGATCCTACAGTCTTACTCCTTGAGCTGGCCAGCTGCGTTTGGTGTTCTTCAGGCGGCTTACTTCGGCATCCACTACCTCTTTGCAAGTCAAACTGGTCATGTGGGAGCTTTATACTCTGCATTTCTTGCCATGAACTTGGCAGCTGGGGTACCTGGTATATTGGCAGCATTGGCTTTAGCTTACAACACAAATCTTTTTGGGGCTTTAACACATTATAGCAGTGGTCAGGCTGCTGTGTACTATGGAG CTGGTTATGTTGATCTTCCTGATGTGTTTAAAGTCGGCTTTATCATGGCTCTTGTTAATGCTGTCATCTGGACATTAGTAGGGTTGTTCTGGTGGAAATTTTTGGGCCTCTACTGA